The sequence TATTGTGAGCACGTCAATTATTGAGTTTGTGCAGCAACAAGAACCATTGTTTTGTAACGCACTAACAGACCAAACAATCACATGGGCTAAGGAAAGTCAGTTCGCAATCCAAGCGTTTCAACGGAATGACAGCCTAGCAAAAGTGGCAATGGAAAATCCTGCAAGTGCACAGAATGCAATTATTAATGTGGCTGCCATTGGAATTACATTAAACCCTGCAAGTAAGTTGGCGTACTTAGTTCCTCGTAATGGATTCGTATGTCTTGATATTAGCTATATGGGTCTCATGCACCTAGCTCAAGCCACTCAAGCTATCGAATGGGGTCAATGTAAATTAGTACATGAGAATGACGTTTATGAATCTAATGGTCTAGACACCCCGCCAACCCACAAATATAACGCATTTAGTGATAGAGGTAGTGTTATTGGTGGTTATTGCACAGTAAAAACAGCAAGTGGCGACTATCTCACGGAAGAGATGCGATTGGATGAGATAAAGGCTGTTGAGGCTACGAGCAAGTCAAGAAATGGCCCATGGAAAACATGGTGGGATGAGATGGCTCGTAAAACAATTGTGAAAAGAGCTAGCAAATACTGGCCTCGTCGTGAGAGGTTAGATCAAGCCATTGATTATGTGAATACGGAGGCAGGTGAAGGAAATTATTTTGATGCGCCTGAAAGTAAAGCAAAGGACATAACGCCAGCAAGCGAGGATCAACTAAAAGCTATCACGGACTTGATGCTTAAAGTTAATGGCGAGTGGAGTGATGCTTTTTTCACATTCATTAGTAAAAAATTCAACCATCAAATATCCCATCCAGAGCAATTAACCGCATTTGAAGCCAATACCATTATCGATATGCTAAGGAAAAAGGCAGAAGGAAAATGATTAGTAATGACATCATTCTAAGCAAAACAGGCATCGATTTAACCAAAGTAGAGCAAGGAAGCGAAGAATGGATGTCTATCAGGCTTGGCGTAGTAACTGCCTCTGAGGCATGGAAAGTTATCTCTAAGCCAAGATCAGGCACTAAATGGTCAGACACAAAGAAAACATATTTAAACACCCTTATTGGTGAAGTCTGCACGGGAGTTTACAAGGAGGTATCAGCAAGGACGCTGGAATGGGGTAAAAACTACGAATTAGAAGCAAGGATGACATTCGAGTTTTACACCGGATTAACGGCAAAGGAAGTGCCAATAATATTTAAAGATGAGCAACTACGGATAGCTTGCTCACCAGACGGCATTTGCAGTGATGGCTCTGGATTAGAGCTTAAATGCCCTAATAACACGGACGTATTTATTGACTTAGCATTGAACGGAATCGATGCAATGAAAAAGGAATATGTGGCTCAAGTTCAATATTCCATGTGGGTTACAGGTAAGGATATCTGGCATTTTGCAAATTTTGACCCACGAATGCCGGCAGGAAAAGAAATCGCATATTTCCCTGTCGAGCGTGACGAAAAAATGATGAAAGAATTCAACGAATTAGTGCCTGAGTTTATTGAAGCAATGGATCAGGGATTAAACAAGTTAGGCATTCAATTTGGCAATCAATGGAGTGTATATGGCAATTAACACAATAACGGCAAGTGGAAACTTAGGTAAAGATTGCGAACAACGATGGACGCCAAATGGTAAAGCGGTTGCATCTTTTAGTTTGCCAGTGAAACAAGGTTACGGAGAACACGAAAAAGTATCTTGGGTTATCTGTAAGATGTTCGGCCCTAAAGCTGAAAAGCTACCTCCGCACCTAACCAAAGGAACAAAGGTTACGGTTACTGGTGAGTTCGTCATGGAAGAATGGACAAGCCAGAACGGTGAGAAAAAATCAGCACCAGTAATTATCGTTAACCAATTAGATTTTGGCGGTAACGGTGGTAATCAGGCGGGAAGCCAGAAGACACAGCAATCAGCGCATCAACCGCAAGCACCACAAAACGAACCCCCTCAAGATTGGGATGATCAAATACCCTTCTAACTACCCTACCCGTTTAACCAAAGGATATAACCATGAAAAGTTTACACGGTCGTTGCATTCAGAGATGGAAGCAACGATTCAAGAGTGTTTGTGATTCTAAGGTTTCACCTTATTTCAGAAAACGCGACTTAAAGGGATTTTGTCGTGAATCTGGCGTGATTACTGCTGACATGATGATTCTAAACATAGCCGAGAATAATGCAATGTTTGACTTCAGTGGATGCTGGCAAGGATGGTCGCCTGAATTTTCAAAGTTCTTTGACAAGAACCGAGAAAAATATATTACCGAAGCTCGTTTGTTTCTCAACGAAGAAGCCACTAATGACGAAATAGATGACTTAATCGAAGAAGAAATCTCTAATTGGAATTAGGACTCAGTGCAAGGATGCGACAGGAGATAGATATGACAGATAAACTCAAAGAAGAAATTAACGCACTTCAAGGTAGAGCAGCAATGGCAAATATCGATGTATGCATCATGGTCAGGCTCTCCTTAACTATTCAAGCTGCATCTTATTTAATCGATAAGGGTAAACCAGAAGAAGCTAAAGATTGGCTGTTTGGTGCTCTAGAATGGGGAACTGATACAAATATCTTTGATGACCTGAAAGATAGCGACGGAAACTCAGAAGATATTCAAGCTTGGTTCGATAAGCGAGTGGAAGGCGAAATTAGTTTAGATGAGGCTTTTAAATTAATTCGCTCGCGTTACCCTGAAATCGAAAAGCTACGGACAGCTTAATTTAACTCGCAGGGATGCAATAAAGAGGAATGAATAATGGCAATAGTTCAGTTTTATATAGCAGGCGGTAAAGGCGAAGACCCATCAGGAATTAGTGAAGAAAACCTCTATGAATTACCAGATGATCATAACTTCAGTGCTGATGATGACCTCGATTCATGTATTGAAGCATGTGCAGAATATTATCACGCTGACTGTGATGGATGGGAGGATCAATGGCCGTTGTTATTCATGTTATGGATTGACGACCAATATCTTGGCACGTTTGAAGTTGAGCGTGAGTTTGACCCAGTGTTTTCAGCAAATAAGGTGGAATGAATGAGTAAGCAGATGGTTTTAGTTGCAAGGACAAACAAGGTTGGCTCTGACTCTGAATGTGGGTTGGGCATTACTGAGAACGAATGGGATAAATTAACCGAAGACGAACAATCAGAATATATCAATACTGCAATTGATAATCTTGTTGATTGGTATGTGAAGACAGAGGGATAAGGTGGAGTGATGGATAAATCAATACCAGATTTAGCAGCTGAGTTTCATTGTCTGCTAGCGAAAATGAAAGAAGTTCACGGCTCTGAAATAATATCATTAATAAACACCACTGAAGAAAACGTCAAAGCCGCGATTAGAACAAACCGAATGTTACTTCATAGTTACTCGTATGAATTAAATAAATTAAAAAAGCAGGTTAATGATAATGGATAAATCAAGACAGCAGTTTGAAGAGTTTATAAGTAAAGGTGATTATCCTTGGGTGAAAGGTATTATCCCTGTCATGTTGATGGTGTGGGAAGCATCACGCGAGAGTTTGGAAAAAGAACGTGACGAAGCCATTAAGCATTTAATTTTAGTTTTCCGGCAATATGCAAATAACGATCATTTATTTATGTCCGCCGGTGAGGATGCTTGCGAATTTTTAGATAATTTAGGTTACGGAATTGATACTGGTCGAAATCTCGAATTAACTGATAAAGGTAAGCAATTAATTAAAGAAGATTGGGAGTGAAAATAAAAGATGAATAAAAATGAACTTCAAGTATTAATCGATTATACCAAAGGCATGATTGCAGATAATAAAGAACCAGAAAAGAAAGTTATTATTGCATTGTGTGATGAGCTGGAGAGAATAACTAAATTAGAGCCTGTCGCTTGGATGTACCCTGTATTTCATGATGAGAAAATGCAATTCACTACTGACGCAGTTGCATCTGAAAATATAGATATTCATTTTCAATCCCATGGCTCACCATTTAAAGTAACACAACTCTACCACTTAGATTAAATAACCATGCAAATAATAGGATATGTATTACTCATGCTAATACATGGTTCTGCTGTACCTGTAACGGAAGATATATACACGCAATCGGGATGCAATAAACGTGCTGAATATTTAATGTCAGTGAGGAATGTTGAAGTTATTTGTGGTGAGGTAATGAGAAATGAGCAAATTAAAAGATAAAATAATTAGTCTACTTAAAAATAATCAGTTAACCATAGATGAATTATATTACTTATGTAGTCCTGAATACTCTAAAAGTCAGGTTAGTTGTGTAATTAGTCACTTGGAAGCAGGTGGAATTATTAAGAAAAATACTTGTGAATATTGGGAGTTAATTAATGAAACAAGTTCAAGCAATGACGACGTTAGTTTTAATTGATGGTGTTACATATCAAATAG comes from Proteus vulgaris and encodes:
- a CDS encoding RecT family recombinase; translated protein: MSTSIIEFVQQQEPLFCNALTDQTITWAKESQFAIQAFQRNDSLAKVAMENPASAQNAIINVAAIGITLNPASKLAYLVPRNGFVCLDISYMGLMHLAQATQAIEWGQCKLVHENDVYESNGLDTPPTHKYNAFSDRGSVIGGYCTVKTASGDYLTEEMRLDEIKAVEATSKSRNGPWKTWWDEMARKTIVKRASKYWPRRERLDQAIDYVNTEAGEGNYFDAPESKAKDITPASEDQLKAITDLMLKVNGEWSDAFFTFISKKFNHQISHPEQLTAFEANTIIDMLRKKAEGK
- a CDS encoding lambda exonuclease family protein, with the translated sequence MISNDIILSKTGIDLTKVEQGSEEWMSIRLGVVTASEAWKVISKPRSGTKWSDTKKTYLNTLIGEVCTGVYKEVSARTLEWGKNYELEARMTFEFYTGLTAKEVPIIFKDEQLRIACSPDGICSDGSGLELKCPNNTDVFIDLALNGIDAMKKEYVAQVQYSMWVTGKDIWHFANFDPRMPAGKEIAYFPVERDEKMMKEFNELVPEFIEAMDQGLNKLGIQFGNQWSVYGN
- a CDS encoding single-stranded DNA-binding protein, whose translation is MAINTITASGNLGKDCEQRWTPNGKAVASFSLPVKQGYGEHEKVSWVICKMFGPKAEKLPPHLTKGTKVTVTGEFVMEEWTSQNGEKKSAPVIIVNQLDFGGNGGNQAGSQKTQQSAHQPQAPQNEPPQDWDDQIPF